One genomic window of Streptomyces sp. WP-1 includes the following:
- a CDS encoding acyl-CoA dehydrogenase family protein — MDLCDTPEEAEFRARLREWLHEVLPGLPPKPDPADWPGRRAYDLGWQRTLYDAGYADVHRNASPALRMIFLEESEKAGAPYVGANFVGLLHAGPTIAAEGTDAQRARWLPPILRGEEVWCQGFSEPDAGSDLAALRTRARRDGDDYVVTGGKIWTSHAEVADWCELLVRTDPDAPRHHGITWLAMPMDAEGVTVRPLRTLAGSAEFAEVFLDEVRVPAANRVGAENDGWRVTMVTLSFERGTAFVGEVVACRRTLRQLACGARENGRWDDPALRRRLGRLDAEFRALWRLTQWNVSAAMAGGGVPGVGGSVFKLRYSAARQELYDTAADVLGPDALDLDRPWVLDRLSSLSYTIAAGTSQIQRNIVAERMLGLPKGR, encoded by the coding sequence ATGGACCTCTGCGACACCCCGGAGGAGGCGGAGTTCCGGGCACGGCTGCGGGAGTGGCTCCATGAGGTGCTGCCCGGGCTGCCACCGAAGCCGGACCCCGCCGACTGGCCGGGGCGGCGGGCCTACGACCTCGGCTGGCAGCGGACGCTGTACGACGCCGGGTACGCCGATGTCCACCGGAACGCCTCCCCGGCGCTGCGGATGATCTTCCTGGAGGAGTCCGAGAAGGCGGGCGCGCCCTATGTGGGGGCGAACTTCGTCGGGCTGCTGCACGCGGGGCCGACCATCGCCGCCGAGGGCACCGACGCCCAGCGGGCGCGCTGGCTGCCGCCGATCCTGCGCGGTGAGGAGGTGTGGTGCCAGGGGTTCAGCGAGCCGGACGCCGGCTCCGACCTCGCGGCACTGCGCACCCGGGCCCGCCGGGACGGCGACGACTACGTGGTCACCGGCGGCAAGATCTGGACCTCGCACGCGGAGGTCGCCGACTGGTGCGAACTCCTCGTCCGCACCGACCCGGACGCGCCCCGCCACCACGGCATCACCTGGCTCGCGATGCCGATGGACGCCGAGGGGGTCACCGTACGGCCGCTGCGCACGCTCGCCGGGTCCGCCGAGTTCGCCGAGGTGTTCCTGGACGAGGTGCGGGTGCCGGCCGCCAACCGGGTCGGCGCGGAGAACGACGGCTGGCGGGTCACCATGGTCACCCTGTCCTTCGAACGCGGCACCGCCTTCGTGGGCGAGGTCGTCGCCTGCCGCCGCACCCTTCGCCAACTGGCGTGCGGGGCACGGGAGAACGGCCGCTGGGACGACCCCGCGCTACGGCGCCGGCTCGGCCGCCTCGACGCCGAGTTCCGCGCGCTGTGGCGGCTGACCCAGTGGAACGTCAGCGCGGCGATGGCCGGCGGGGGCGTGCCGGGGGTCGGCGGGTCCGTCTTCAAGCTCCGGTACTCGGCCGCCCGTCAGGAGTTGTACGACACCGCCGCGGACGTCCTCGGCCCGGACGCCCTCGACCTCGACCGGCCGTGGGTGCTGGACCGGCTGTCCTCGCTGTCGTACACGATCGCGGCCGGCACCTCGCAGATCCAGCGCAACATCGTGGCCGAGCGGATGCTGGGGCTGCCGAAGGGGAGATGA
- a CDS encoding ATP-binding protein, translated as MPATTTFRTPKHRRHVSTARQLTAKALADWGITGELSDVVVLLASELVTNAVRHCRVSYALVEVTLTLQEQDLRLEVSDPDRDQLPQLRDSAPDEEGGHGLALVDALAETWGYRQGPYTKCVWATFTLAENAVVPSAL; from the coding sequence ATGCCCGCAACTACGACCTTCCGCACCCCCAAGCACAGACGGCATGTGTCAACCGCCCGCCAGCTCACCGCCAAAGCGCTGGCAGACTGGGGCATCACTGGCGAACTATCGGACGTAGTAGTCCTGTTGGCGAGTGAACTCGTCACCAACGCGGTGCGGCACTGCCGGGTCTCCTACGCCCTGGTCGAGGTCACGCTCACCCTCCAGGAACAAGACCTGCGGCTGGAGGTCTCGGACCCGGACCGCGACCAGCTCCCCCAGCTCCGCGACTCCGCGCCGGACGAGGAGGGCGGACACGGACTCGCGCTCGTCGACGCGCTGGCCGAGACGTGGGGCTACCGGCAGGGGCCGTACACCAAGTGCGTGTGGGCCACGTTCACGCTCGCGGAGAACGCCGTTGTTCCGTCGGCTTTATGA
- a CDS encoding helix-turn-helix domain-containing protein — MLEEAEEIGRRARRARLRLGMTQADLAAALGKTQGWVSKMERGLIELDRVGLLNRLASELHIHPNDLIGRPYSSSPAENQWQVAAAAITRELRRYDLAPVFDGTPRPARRLWQETARLHRLRDAAANVAIMEVLPDLFREARALAEVATGHEREEAFAIYAVCCKFAHTAAHALGHPELVAMACERAAWSARQSADPVLPAVADWMRVWDMWATADWDDAIALSDKAIRSVQQAYDQGEPLALRAWGSLQLRAAVSAARAGHSAEAEDRVSHARTAADRLAEYDGPPVYDRHSLTFSPGNVQIHAISVALEMHEQHKALTINRRTNPSLVGSLPNSRRGHHHMDLARAWLWDGNRGKALAELETAERIAPQLVRNHPIARSTLRSIVYAERATTREKLRRMSDRFHLVG; from the coding sequence ATGCTGGAAGAAGCCGAAGAGATCGGCCGTCGCGCACGCCGTGCGAGGCTTCGCCTCGGCATGACGCAGGCCGACCTCGCTGCCGCCCTGGGCAAGACGCAGGGCTGGGTGTCCAAGATGGAACGCGGGCTCATCGAACTGGACCGCGTCGGTCTGCTCAACCGGCTGGCGTCGGAGCTGCACATTCACCCGAACGACCTGATCGGGCGGCCGTACAGCAGTTCCCCGGCCGAGAACCAATGGCAGGTCGCGGCCGCTGCGATCACGCGCGAACTGCGTCGCTACGACCTCGCCCCCGTCTTCGACGGAACCCCCCGGCCCGCTCGCCGACTCTGGCAGGAGACCGCCCGGCTGCATCGGCTGCGTGACGCCGCCGCCAACGTGGCGATCATGGAAGTGCTTCCCGATCTGTTCCGTGAGGCGCGTGCCCTCGCCGAGGTCGCCACGGGACACGAGCGGGAAGAGGCGTTCGCGATCTACGCCGTGTGCTGCAAGTTCGCCCACACCGCCGCGCACGCTCTTGGACACCCTGAGCTGGTCGCCATGGCATGTGAGCGGGCCGCCTGGTCCGCCCGGCAGTCCGCCGACCCCGTCCTGCCCGCCGTCGCCGACTGGATGCGCGTCTGGGACATGTGGGCCACAGCGGACTGGGACGACGCCATCGCGCTGTCGGACAAGGCCATTCGCTCCGTGCAGCAGGCATACGACCAGGGTGAGCCTCTCGCCCTCCGCGCCTGGGGCTCCCTCCAGCTTCGCGCGGCTGTCTCCGCCGCACGAGCGGGCCACAGCGCGGAAGCCGAGGACCGCGTCTCTCACGCACGTACCGCGGCCGACCGGCTGGCGGAGTACGACGGCCCTCCCGTGTACGACCGCCACAGCCTGACGTTCTCCCCCGGCAACGTGCAGATTCACGCGATCAGCGTGGCACTGGAGATGCACGAGCAGCACAAGGCGCTGACGATAAACCGCCGTACGAACCCGTCTCTGGTCGGCTCGCTCCCCAACTCCCGGCGCGGCCATCACCACATGGACCTGGCGCGTGCCTGGCTGTGGGACGGGAACCGCGGCAAGGCACTGGCCGAACTGGAGACGGCCGAGCGCATCGCGCCCCAGCTCGTCCGCAACCATCCCATCGCCCGGTCAACCCTGCGCAGCATCGTGTACGCCGAGCGGGCGACGACCCGGGAGAAGCTGCGTCGCATGTCGGACCGGTTCCACCTCGTCGGGTGA
- a CDS encoding DUF397 domain-containing protein — protein MIKAVGPFRKSSYSAQLDDCVEVADTAPAGRAVRDSKQDNGPLLTVSRETWTAFLRQFS, from the coding sequence GTGATCAAGGCTGTGGGCCCCTTTCGGAAGTCTTCTTACTCGGCGCAGCTAGACGACTGCGTCGAGGTCGCCGACACGGCCCCCGCCGGCCGGGCCGTCCGTGACAGCAAGCAGGACAACGGCCCCCTCCTCACCGTCTCCCGCGAGACCTGGACGGCCTTCCTGCGCCAGTTCTCGTAG
- a CDS encoding MDMPI N domain containing protein encodes MSGAEEFRAEFGEPRERRIPTPRVPVEDGARPLPGPVGRAEEVPVPLDLPHDVLKSLLGAWALAACSAAETEAVEHHLGDCGGCADEARRLREAVGLLHQPETLDLDPALRTRVLDSCLDRRPPRIPVPAWAAPYDAETARLDALLQDFGDAEWHAPVRLRWFEDDAQTTRRTTVAGVIAHLLAVDGVIATALGLDDPLGDAPGATGPSARTEAYWRSTPFPQTRAVHAPWREQTHALVRTVSFTGGGARGFTVPYGGFELPLHDAMLDRAFGCWVHAEDIADAVDYPYRPPSPRHLTKMIELAVRLLPTALAARRRSGLSTPPRTTRHLAPAGQPGRTLRLEIEGPAGGNWLIPLDSPSATPSTDLEVAHVALDSVEFCHLAAGHLLPEEAAAGQLGDKEAIRDVLYATASLSRM; translated from the coding sequence ATGAGCGGAGCGGAGGAGTTCCGGGCGGAGTTCGGGGAACCCCGGGAGCGGCGGATACCGACGCCCCGCGTTCCCGTGGAGGACGGCGCCCGCCCGCTGCCCGGTCCCGTCGGCCGGGCCGAGGAGGTGCCGGTGCCGCTCGACCTGCCGCACGACGTGCTGAAGTCACTGCTCGGCGCGTGGGCGCTGGCCGCGTGCTCGGCGGCGGAGACGGAGGCGGTGGAGCACCACCTGGGCGACTGCGGCGGCTGCGCGGACGAGGCCCGCAGGCTGCGCGAGGCGGTCGGCCTGCTGCACCAGCCCGAGACCCTCGACCTGGACCCGGCGCTGCGCACCCGCGTCCTGGACTCCTGCCTCGACCGCAGGCCGCCGCGCATCCCGGTACCGGCGTGGGCCGCGCCGTACGACGCGGAGACCGCCCGCCTGGACGCGCTGCTCCAGGACTTCGGCGACGCGGAATGGCACGCGCCGGTGCGGCTGCGGTGGTTCGAGGACGACGCCCAGACGACCCGTCGTACGACCGTCGCGGGCGTGATCGCGCACCTCCTGGCGGTGGACGGAGTGATCGCGACGGCGCTCGGCCTGGACGACCCGCTCGGCGACGCGCCCGGGGCGACGGGCCCGTCCGCCCGCACGGAGGCGTACTGGCGGTCCACCCCCTTCCCGCAGACCCGCGCGGTCCACGCGCCCTGGCGCGAGCAGACCCACGCCCTGGTCCGCACGGTGTCCTTCACCGGAGGCGGCGCGCGCGGATTCACCGTCCCCTACGGCGGCTTCGAACTCCCCCTGCACGACGCGATGCTGGACCGCGCGTTCGGCTGCTGGGTGCACGCGGAGGACATCGCGGACGCGGTCGACTACCCCTACCGCCCGCCCTCCCCACGCCACCTGACCAAGATGATCGAGTTGGCTGTCCGCCTCCTCCCGACCGCCCTGGCCGCCCGCCGCCGCTCCGGCCTGTCCACCCCGCCCCGCACCACCCGCCACCTGGCCCCCGCCGGCCAACCCGGCCGCACCCTCCGCCTGGAGATCGAGGGCCCCGCCGGCGGCAACTGGCTGATCCCCCTCGACTCCCCGTCCGCCACCCCCTCCACCGACCTGGAGGTCGCCCACGTCGCCCTGGACTCCGTCGAGTTCTGCCATCTGGCCGCGGGCCACCTCCTCCCGGAGGAAGCGGCGGCGGGCCAACTCGGCGACAAGGAGGCGATCAGGGATGTGCTGTACGCGACGGCGTCGTTGAGCAGGATGTGA
- a CDS encoding amidohydrolase family protein, with product MAIELPRIISVDDHVIEPAHLFETWLPAKYRERGPRPLTAGIGELAYVGGKYQISMDPEGTPTDWWIYEDLKFPYKRNIAAVGFDRDEMTLEGITREQMRRGCWDPRARLADMDLNHVEGSLCFPTFPRFCGQTFAEAHDKEVALACVRAYNDWMVEEWCGDSGGRLIPLCLIPLWDVGLAVEEIRRNAARGVRAVTFSEIPTHLGLPSIHTGYWDPFFAVCEDTGTVVNMHIGSSSQMPAASPDAPPAVQASLSFNNAMASMMDYLFSGVLVRFPRLKLAYSEGQMGWVPYALERADDVWAEHRAWGGVRDLVPEPPSTYYYRQIYCCFFRDKHGVASLDVVGRDNATFETDYPHVDSTFPHTEEIALDHVRGLDEETVYKLMRGNAIRMLGLDLDR from the coding sequence ATGGCGATCGAACTGCCCCGCATCATCAGCGTCGACGACCACGTGATCGAGCCCGCCCACCTCTTCGAGACCTGGCTGCCGGCGAAGTACCGGGAGCGGGGACCGCGGCCGCTCACCGCCGGGATCGGTGAACTCGCCTACGTGGGCGGGAAGTACCAGATCAGCATGGACCCGGAGGGGACCCCGACGGACTGGTGGATCTACGAGGACCTGAAGTTCCCGTACAAGCGCAACATCGCCGCCGTCGGCTTCGACCGCGACGAGATGACGCTGGAGGGGATCACCCGGGAGCAGATGCGGCGGGGGTGCTGGGACCCCAGGGCGCGGCTGGCGGACATGGACCTCAACCATGTCGAGGGGAGTCTGTGCTTCCCCACCTTTCCCCGCTTCTGCGGGCAGACCTTCGCCGAGGCGCACGACAAGGAAGTCGCCCTCGCCTGTGTGCGCGCCTACAACGACTGGATGGTGGAGGAGTGGTGCGGCGACAGCGGCGGCCGGCTCATCCCGCTGTGCCTGATCCCGTTGTGGGACGTGGGGCTGGCCGTCGAGGAGATACGGCGGAACGCGGCGCGCGGGGTGCGGGCCGTCACCTTCTCGGAGATCCCGACGCACCTCGGGCTGCCGTCCATCCACACCGGCTACTGGGACCCGTTCTTCGCCGTCTGCGAGGACACCGGCACGGTCGTCAACATGCACATCGGCAGCAGCTCCCAGATGCCCGCCGCCTCCCCGGACGCCCCGCCCGCCGTCCAGGCGTCCCTCAGCTTCAACAACGCGATGGCCTCGATGATGGACTACCTCTTCAGCGGGGTCCTGGTGCGGTTCCCGAGGCTCAAACTCGCGTACTCCGAGGGGCAGATGGGGTGGGTGCCGTACGCCCTGGAGCGCGCCGACGACGTGTGGGCCGAGCACCGGGCCTGGGGCGGGGTGCGGGATCTGGTGCCCGAGCCCCCGTCGACGTACTACTACCGCCAGATCTACTGCTGCTTCTTCCGCGACAAGCACGGTGTCGCCTCGCTCGACGTCGTCGGCCGTGACAACGCCACCTTCGAGACCGACTACCCGCACGTCGACTCCACCTTCCCGCACACCGAGGAGATCGCCCTCGACCATGTGCGGGGCCTGGACGAGGAGACCGTGTACAAGCTGATGCGCGGCAACGCCATCCGCATGCTCGGGCTCGACCTGGACCGGTGA
- a CDS encoding ATP-binding protein, producing MQLEIRPDPAEVGRARKWARSRLDGLGIAADEPVAETLVLLVSELVTNAVVHTGRPAVLRLSLPGAQLPTAPSPTVRVEVTDTCTRAPVPRCVGSDATGGRGLALVDCLADRWGWSREGAGKSIWCEVDGGARREGSAAVAYGGGPSAYEDFAFEAV from the coding sequence GTGCAGCTGGAGATCCGGCCCGACCCCGCGGAGGTGGGGCGCGCCAGGAAGTGGGCCCGCTCGCGGCTCGACGGGCTGGGCATAGCGGCCGACGAGCCGGTGGCCGAGACGCTGGTCCTGCTCGTCTCCGAGCTGGTGACCAATGCCGTGGTGCACACCGGCCGCCCGGCGGTCCTCAGACTCTCCCTGCCGGGCGCCCAGCTCCCCACCGCCCCCTCGCCCACGGTGCGCGTGGAGGTCACCGACACCTGTACCCGGGCCCCTGTGCCGCGCTGTGTCGGCAGTGATGCCACCGGCGGCCGGGGCCTCGCCCTCGTGGACTGCCTCGCCGACCGCTGGGGCTGGAGCCGCGAGGGCGCCGGAAAGAGCATCTGGTGCGAGGTGGACGGCGGCGCGCGCCGCGAGGGGAGCGCGGCGGTGGCGTACGGAGGCGGTCCGTCCGCGTACGAGGATTTCGCCTTCGAGGCGGTGTAG
- a CDS encoding helix-turn-helix transcriptional regulator, translating to MRSRRLGAALRQYRQAAKLDQPQAAEVIAASQARISRLESGNVTARVIEVRLLLDAYGVKDPKVCAKLEELAKFSKKRGWWHEYAAHLRPGYLDHIMLEDDASHIRQWHPVLIPGLLQTQAYARAVITGGPATLSPERIERLLEVRRRRQERIAEGGVKHSAIIWEAVIEHPLASIETHRDQLSFLLEVGQRENVTVQVLPFSAGSLVAAADAFAAFSFDSESVIEAVTMNDVMSTSVLESPYDLEVYTSSFALLCSSALSPEASAKLIRSKLETIEEGAS from the coding sequence GTGCGCAGCAGGCGCCTGGGTGCGGCACTGAGGCAGTATCGGCAGGCCGCCAAGCTGGACCAGCCGCAGGCTGCCGAGGTGATCGCCGCAAGTCAGGCCAGGATCAGTCGCCTTGAGAGCGGCAACGTCACTGCTCGTGTCATCGAAGTGCGACTGTTGCTGGATGCGTACGGCGTCAAGGACCCGAAAGTGTGCGCCAAGCTTGAGGAGTTGGCGAAGTTCTCCAAAAAGCGCGGTTGGTGGCATGAGTACGCCGCGCATCTACGGCCGGGCTATCTCGATCACATCATGCTGGAGGACGACGCGAGTCATATCCGGCAGTGGCATCCGGTCCTGATTCCGGGGCTTCTACAGACTCAGGCTTACGCCCGGGCAGTTATCACGGGCGGACCCGCCACCCTCAGCCCCGAGCGCATCGAGCGGTTGCTGGAAGTGAGGAGGCGGCGGCAAGAGAGGATCGCGGAAGGCGGGGTCAAGCACTCCGCCATCATCTGGGAAGCAGTCATCGAGCATCCTCTGGCGAGTATCGAGACTCACCGGGATCAGTTGTCGTTCCTCCTTGAAGTTGGGCAGCGAGAGAACGTCACCGTGCAGGTTCTGCCGTTCAGCGCCGGCTCGCTGGTGGCTGCTGCCGACGCCTTCGCCGCCTTCAGCTTCGACTCTGAGTCGGTGATCGAGGCCGTGACCATGAACGACGTGATGTCTACGTCGGTCCTCGAATCCCCGTACGACCTTGAGGTGTACACCAGTTCATTCGCCCTACTGTGCTCATCGGCATTGTCCCCGGAGGCGAGTGCGAAGCTCATCCGGAGCAAGCTGGAAACCATCGAGGAAGGCGCGTCGTGA
- a CDS encoding STAS domain-containing protein has protein sequence MAFNVTGVERGEWAVLQVRGELDLMTSPVLRQRVHDVVAEGHHSLVVDLSDVFFCDSSGVGVLIAVRRLIRSCQGQLRLILPDQGAEDGSHVNRVLGALGVRRLFDCHPDLDAATTDEAGPLSA, from the coding sequence GTGGCATTCAATGTGACCGGCGTCGAAAGAGGCGAATGGGCCGTGCTCCAGGTGCGCGGCGAACTGGACCTCATGACCTCGCCGGTGCTGCGCCAACGTGTGCACGACGTCGTGGCCGAGGGCCACCACAGCCTGGTCGTCGACCTCTCCGACGTCTTCTTCTGCGACTCCAGCGGCGTCGGCGTGCTCATCGCCGTCCGCCGGCTGATCCGCTCCTGTCAGGGGCAGCTGCGGCTGATCCTGCCGGACCAGGGCGCCGAGGACGGCTCGCACGTCAACCGGGTGCTCGGCGCGCTCGGCGTGCGCCGCCTCTTCGACTGCCACCCGGACCTCGACGCCGCCACGACCGACGAGGCGGGGCCCCTGTCGGCCTGA
- a CDS encoding acyl-CoA dehydrogenase family protein: protein MRFQLSEDQRALKMGVRRLLERRFPREALRAAVDAPGRIDRELWRALGEAGFFALTLPEAEGGVGLGRPEAVLAFEEAGRALLPGPLVATHLAAGAVPGAAAGETVVAAVGGALVEWLDAADVVRGDTSGAVPLRSVDPLTPLHRVPRPAAADPLAVLLTAAEQLGGAVRLSELAVQHARTRQQFGRPIGAFQAVQHLCADLLVRAETARAAVYAAAVTGDPGDIAAARLLADEAAVRGARDCLQVHGGMGFTWEADVHLHLKRAWVRAQRNGSVTDSEELLAAGLVS from the coding sequence GTGCGGTTCCAACTGAGCGAGGATCAGCGTGCGTTGAAGATGGGGGTACGGCGGCTGCTGGAGCGGCGGTTTCCCCGGGAGGCCCTGCGCGCGGCCGTCGACGCCCCCGGGCGGATCGACCGGGAGCTGTGGCGGGCGCTCGGGGAGGCCGGGTTCTTCGCGCTCACACTGCCGGAGGCGGAGGGCGGGGTGGGGCTCGGGCGCCCCGAGGCCGTGCTCGCCTTCGAGGAGGCCGGGCGGGCGCTGCTGCCGGGCCCGCTGGTGGCCACGCATCTCGCGGCGGGTGCCGTACCGGGCGCGGCGGCGGGGGAGACGGTCGTGGCCGCCGTCGGCGGGGCCCTGGTGGAGTGGCTGGACGCGGCGGACGTCGTGCGGGGGGACACCTCCGGAGCCGTACCGCTGCGGTCGGTCGACCCGCTGACCCCCCTGCACCGGGTCCCGCGCCCGGCCGCCGCCGACCCTCTCGCCGTTCTCCTCACGGCGGCCGAACAACTGGGCGGTGCCGTACGGCTGAGCGAGCTGGCGGTGCAACACGCCCGGACCCGCCAGCAGTTCGGGCGGCCGATCGGGGCGTTCCAGGCCGTGCAGCATCTGTGCGCGGACCTCCTGGTGCGCGCCGAGACCGCGCGGGCCGCCGTCTACGCGGCCGCCGTCACCGGGGACCCGGGCGACATCGCGGCCGCCCGGCTGCTCGCCGACGAGGCCGCCGTGCGCGGCGCCCGCGACTGCCTCCAGGTGCACGGCGGCATGGGCTTCACCTGGGAGGCGGACGTGCATCTGCATCTGAAGCGGGCGTGGGTGCGTGCGCAACGCAATGGGAGTGTCACGGATAGTGAGGAGCTGCTTGCCGCGGGGTTGGTCTCCTGA
- a CDS encoding class I adenylate-forming enzyme family protein yields MVPSPLASANETARSLSCSRTLWELAARRAALTPGRPVFLQSSRSLTFGELCGWAARVAAGLYGMGVRPGTVVAWQLPTRIETAVLSLALARLGAVQSPLIPFYRDREVAFALRRSQASFLAVPGVWRSHDHTAMAHRLGAPGVFPAYDTLPTGDPAVLPAPPPSGTPVRWIYWTSGTTSTPKGVLHCDRSLIAAGSCLAHALRLRPDDVGSIAFPYAHVGGADYLVMLLLYGVPALLLEHFALPDSLPEYRRHGVTVAGGSTAFYSLFLTEQRKRPGTRLIPTLRLLAGGGAPKPPELYHQVVRELGVQLTHGYGMTEAPMITMGDPTDTPANLATTEGRPPAGMDIRIVDGEIHLRGEAVCHGYLGASDSPFTPDGYLPTGDLGHLTPTGHLVLTGRLKDVIIRKGENISAKEIEDLLHGHPGVGDVAVIGLPDVERGELVCAVVERRPGAAELTLPEVMSFLRTRGLATHKLPERLEVVEELPRNETLRKVVKYKLRERFGPS; encoded by the coding sequence ATGGTCCCGTCCCCTCTGGCATCCGCGAACGAGACCGCGCGGTCCCTGAGTTGTTCCCGCACCCTGTGGGAGCTGGCCGCCCGCCGCGCCGCCCTCACCCCCGGGCGCCCGGTCTTCCTCCAGTCCTCCCGCTCGCTGACCTTCGGCGAGCTGTGCGGGTGGGCGGCCCGGGTGGCGGCGGGCCTGTACGGCATGGGGGTGCGCCCCGGCACGGTGGTGGCCTGGCAGCTGCCGACCCGTATCGAAACGGCCGTCCTGTCCCTGGCCCTGGCCCGCCTCGGCGCCGTCCAGTCCCCCCTGATCCCCTTCTACCGGGACCGGGAGGTGGCCTTCGCGCTACGGCGGTCGCAGGCGTCGTTCCTCGCGGTCCCGGGCGTGTGGCGCAGCCACGACCACACGGCGATGGCCCACCGCCTGGGCGCCCCCGGCGTCTTCCCGGCCTACGACACCCTCCCCACCGGCGACCCCGCCGTCCTCCCCGCCCCGCCCCCCTCCGGCACCCCGGTCCGCTGGATCTACTGGACCTCGGGCACCACCTCCACCCCCAAGGGCGTCCTGCACTGCGACCGCTCCCTGATCGCGGCGGGCTCCTGCCTGGCCCACGCGCTGCGGCTGCGCCCGGACGACGTCGGTTCGATCGCCTTCCCCTACGCGCACGTGGGCGGCGCGGACTACCTGGTGATGCTGCTGCTGTACGGCGTCCCGGCCCTGCTCCTGGAACACTTCGCGCTCCCGGACTCCCTGCCGGAGTACCGCCGCCACGGTGTGACGGTGGCCGGCGGCTCGACGGCCTTCTACTCCCTCTTCCTCACGGAACAGCGCAAGCGGCCCGGCACCCGGCTGATCCCCACCCTGCGCCTCCTGGCGGGCGGCGGCGCCCCCAAGCCACCCGAGCTGTACCACCAGGTGGTACGCGAACTGGGCGTCCAGCTCACCCACGGCTACGGCATGACCGAGGCCCCGATGATCACCATGGGCGACCCGACGGACACCCCGGCCAACCTGGCGACGACGGAGGGCCGCCCACCCGCGGGCATGGACATCCGCATCGTGGACGGCGAGATCCACCTGCGCGGCGAGGCCGTCTGCCACGGCTACCTCGGCGCCTCCGACTCACCCTTCACCCCCGACGGCTACCTCCCCACCGGCGACCTCGGCCACCTCACCCCCACCGGCCACCTCGTCCTCACCGGCCGCCTCAAGGACGTGATCATCCGCAAGGGCGAGAACATCTCCGCGAAGGAGATCGAGGACCTGCTGCACGGGCATCCGGGGGTGGGAGATGTGGCGGTGATAGGCCTGCCGGACGTGGAGCGGGGGGAGTTGGTGTGCGCGGTGGTGGAACGGCGTCCGGGCGCAGCGGAGTTGACCTTGCCCGAGGTCATGTCGTTCCTCCGCACCCGGGGGTTGGCGACGCACAAGCTCCCCGAACGGCTGGAGGTGGTGGAGGAGCTGCCACGTAACGAGACGCTGCGGAAGGTCGTCAAGTACAAATTGCGCGAGCGGTTCGGACCGTCGTGA
- a CDS encoding RNA polymerase sigma factor, which translates to MAKKDAPPRWDRKMQQRLARGEAAALGEAYDRFASLVHSLAHRVLGEEKAADAVTREVFAHIWEHPETYDPKQGPLRTWIAAVTHRLAVQRLRDREERERDGAPDGVEDLVCAEEDLESKVRRASVAARADYIVHSMPVPLRRALELAYFQRRDYRQTAADLGVTEDEARRRLRLGLQLLSTAHDVGAPPGYGGAA; encoded by the coding sequence ATGGCCAAGAAGGACGCGCCACCGCGCTGGGACCGCAAGATGCAGCAGCGGCTCGCCCGCGGTGAGGCGGCCGCGCTCGGCGAGGCCTACGACCGGTTCGCCTCCCTGGTGCACAGCCTGGCCCACCGTGTCCTCGGTGAGGAGAAGGCCGCCGACGCCGTCACCCGCGAGGTCTTCGCGCACATCTGGGAACACCCCGAGACGTACGACCCGAAGCAGGGCCCGCTGCGCACCTGGATCGCGGCGGTGACGCACCGGCTGGCCGTCCAGCGCCTGCGGGACCGGGAGGAACGGGAGCGGGACGGGGCACCGGACGGCGTCGAGGACCTGGTGTGCGCCGAGGAGGACCTGGAGAGCAAGGTGCGCCGCGCCTCCGTGGCCGCCCGCGCCGACTACATCGTGCACTCCATGCCGGTCCCGCTGCGCCGCGCCCTCGAACTGGCGTACTTCCAGCGCCGTGACTACCGCCAGACCGCCGCCGACCTGGGCGTCACCGAGGACGAGGCCCGCCGCCGGCTCCGCCTCGGACTGCAACTGCTGTCCACCGCCCACGACGTGGGGGCTCCCCCGGGGTACGGCGGTGCGGCATGA